Proteins found in one Balaenoptera acutorostrata chromosome 17, mBalAcu1.1, whole genome shotgun sequence genomic segment:
- the LY6H gene encoding lymphocyte antigen 6H isoform X1, with protein MPVPQTTPACSPRTFLKPAWSMLPAAMKGLGLVLLAALLCSAPAHGLWCQDCTLTTNSSHCTPKQCQPSDTVCASVRITDPSSSRKDHSVNKMCASSCDFVKRHFFSDYLMGFINSGILKVDVDCCEKDVCNGVALAGRGSWALAAGLLLSLGPTLLWAGP; from the exons AT GCCTGTGCCCCAGACGACCCCAGCCTGCAGCCCCCGCACCTTCCTGAAGCCCGCCTGGAGCATGTTGCCTGCAGCCATGAAGGGCCTCGGCCTGGTGCTGCTGGCCGCTCTGCTGTGCTCTGCCCCCG CTCATGGCCTGTGGTGCCAGGACTGCACGCTGACCACCAACTCCAGTCATTGCACCCCGAAGCAGTGCCAGCCGTCAGACACGGTGTGTGCCAGTGTCCGGATCACAGATCCCAGTAGCA GCAGGAAGGATCATTCTGTGAACAAGATGTGTGCCTCGTCCTGTGACTTCGTGAAGCGGCACTTTTTCTCAGACTATCTGATGGGCTTCATTAACTCTGGGATCTTGAAAGTAGACGTGGACTGCTGTGAGAAGGATGTGTGCAACGGGGTGGCGCTGGCGGGGCGCGGCTCCTGGGCCCTGGCTGCGGGGctcctgctcagcctggggcccaccCTCCTCTGGGCTGGGCCCTGA
- the LY6H gene encoding lymphocyte antigen 6H isoform X2 yields MLPAAMKGLGLVLLAALLCSAPAHGLWCQDCTLTTNSSHCTPKQCQPSDTVCASVRITDPSSSRKDHSVNKMCASSCDFVKRHFFSDYLMGFINSGILKVDVDCCEKDVCNGVALAGRGSWALAAGLLLSLGPTLLWAGP; encoded by the exons ATGTTGCCTGCAGCCATGAAGGGCCTCGGCCTGGTGCTGCTGGCCGCTCTGCTGTGCTCTGCCCCCG CTCATGGCCTGTGGTGCCAGGACTGCACGCTGACCACCAACTCCAGTCATTGCACCCCGAAGCAGTGCCAGCCGTCAGACACGGTGTGTGCCAGTGTCCGGATCACAGATCCCAGTAGCA GCAGGAAGGATCATTCTGTGAACAAGATGTGTGCCTCGTCCTGTGACTTCGTGAAGCGGCACTTTTTCTCAGACTATCTGATGGGCTTCATTAACTCTGGGATCTTGAAAGTAGACGTGGACTGCTGTGAGAAGGATGTGTGCAACGGGGTGGCGCTGGCGGGGCGCGGCTCCTGGGCCCTGGCTGCGGGGctcctgctcagcctggggcccaccCTCCTCTGGGCTGGGCCCTGA